A genomic window from Tolypothrix sp. PCC 7910 includes:
- a CDS encoding NAD(P)/FAD-dependent oxidoreductase has protein sequence MFSSNIGKPDQESHALVIGGSIAGLLAAQVLSKYFHRVTIIERDRLSEQPEQRPGVPQALHFHILLKRGLDVIEQLFPGIQNELPASGAIAINASANFLWYGIGGWTPRFNSDLNVYSLSRNLLECMIRRRLFANKRVVFVQAAIVESLLSNSNKTQVTGVRVRQKLDSKQDTYPRQTDFTADLVVDASGRNSHAPQWLEAIGYKPPQETVVNSFLGYTSRLYQLPENFSADWLGVLVTAKAPDTRGGVLTAIEGNRWIVTLVGVGRDYPPTDEAGFLNFARSLRNPIIYETIKDAQPISPLTAYHRTENRWRHYEKLSRLPSGFVLLGDAVCAFNPVYGQGMTTAANAALLLDECLSQQLSRHAHGNLVGLSQNFQKQLSKIIAVPWMMATSEDFRFATTVGGRPSLMTQFMQIYLDQVLLLAADSADLHKLFLEVMHLLKPPSVFFHSTVLKQVLQRIIKESSQKSNRTEDRLLVDH, from the coding sequence ATGTTTTCCTCAAACATTGGCAAACCAGACCAAGAAAGCCACGCTCTTGTTATTGGAGGAAGTATTGCGGGATTGCTAGCAGCGCAAGTGCTGAGTAAATACTTTCATCGGGTAACAATTATTGAACGCGATCGCTTGAGCGAGCAACCAGAACAACGCCCTGGTGTACCCCAAGCTCTTCACTTTCACATCTTACTCAAACGGGGTTTGGATGTAATAGAGCAGCTTTTTCCAGGTATCCAGAATGAATTACCCGCATCTGGTGCGATCGCTATTAATGCCAGTGCTAATTTTTTGTGGTATGGCATAGGAGGATGGACACCCCGGTTTAATTCCGATCTGAACGTCTACAGTTTAAGCCGGAATTTGCTGGAATGTATGATCCGCCGTCGATTATTTGCTAACAAGCGTGTTGTATTTGTGCAAGCAGCAATTGTTGAGAGTTTGCTGTCTAATTCCAATAAAACTCAGGTTACGGGTGTACGAGTACGCCAAAAACTTGATAGCAAGCAAGACACTTACCCCAGACAAACAGATTTTACTGCTGATTTAGTAGTAGATGCTAGCGGACGTAATTCTCATGCGCCTCAGTGGTTAGAAGCAATTGGTTATAAACCACCACAAGAAACTGTGGTTAATTCCTTTTTGGGCTATACTAGCCGCTTGTATCAACTTCCAGAAAACTTTTCAGCTGATTGGTTGGGTGTATTGGTAACAGCTAAAGCACCAGACACACGTGGTGGTGTATTAACTGCGATCGAGGGAAATCGTTGGATAGTCACACTGGTTGGCGTTGGTCGAGATTATCCGCCTACTGACGAAGCTGGATTTTTAAATTTTGCTCGGAGCTTACGCAATCCGATTATCTATGAAACTATCAAAGATGCTCAACCCATTTCCCCCTTAACTGCTTATCATCGCACGGAAAATAGATGGCGACACTATGAAAAACTGTCGAGATTGCCCTCAGGGTTTGTGCTACTAGGTGATGCAGTGTGTGCTTTCAATCCTGTCTATGGACAAGGTATGACTACTGCGGCTAATGCTGCATTGTTGTTAGATGAGTGTTTGAGCCAGCAATTATCTCGCCACGCTCACGGAAATTTAGTCGGTCTATCTCAAAACTTTCAAAAACAACTGAGCAAAATAATTGCAGTTCCTTGGATGATGGCGACTAGCGAAGATTTTCGGTTTGCTACTACTGTGGGTGGACGACCCAGTTTAATGACACAATTTATGCAGATTTATCTAGATCAAGTGTTACTGCTAGCAGCAGACAGCGCCGATCTGCACAAGCTGTTCTTAGAGGTGATGCATTTACTCAAACCCCCCAGTGTATTTTTCCATAGCACTGTTCTCAAGCAGGTGTTACAGCGAATAATTAAGGAAAGTTCTCAAAAGTCGAACAGAACTGAGGATAGACTTTTGGTAGATCACTAA
- a CDS encoding carbonic anhydrase — MKKLIRGLREFKSSYFPANEELFEQLSLGQKPRVLFITCSDSRIDPNLITQAGLGELFVIRNAGNIIPPFGATNGGEGATIEYAIQALDIQQIIVCGHSHCGAMKGLMKLDKLRVEMPLVHDWLKYAEATRRLVKDNYSNYEGEELLEIIIAENVLTQIENLRTYPAIRSKLHQKQLSIYAWIYQIETGEVLAYNPQQHAYVLLPNHLPPSEIDETLISPSLTSDGDIHFPTNQQSAVRLPKQIPSSEYEWFPMTELAPEQWERIYRGSKTNSETSN, encoded by the coding sequence ATGAAGAAATTAATTAGAGGTCTGCGCGAATTTAAAAGTAGTTATTTTCCTGCCAATGAAGAACTATTTGAACAACTTTCTCTAGGTCAAAAACCTAGAGTACTATTTATTACTTGTTCAGATTCGCGTATCGATCCCAACCTAATTACACAAGCTGGGTTAGGTGAATTATTTGTAATCCGCAATGCAGGTAACATTATTCCACCATTTGGTGCTACCAATGGTGGCGAAGGGGCAACAATTGAATACGCAATTCAAGCATTAGATATTCAACAAATTATTGTCTGTGGTCACTCACATTGTGGTGCCATGAAAGGGTTAATGAAATTAGACAAATTGCGGGTAGAAATGCCGCTTGTACATGACTGGCTTAAGTATGCAGAGGCCACTCGAAGGTTGGTGAAAGATAACTATAGCAACTATGAGGGGGAAGAATTATTAGAAATAATTATTGCTGAGAATGTACTCACCCAAATCGAAAATCTTCGGACTTATCCAGCGATTCGCTCTAAGCTTCACCAAAAACAACTTAGTATTTATGCTTGGATATATCAAATTGAGACAGGAGAAGTTTTGGCATACAATCCACAACAGCACGCTTATGTATTACTCCCAAATCATCTACCCCCATCAGAGATAGATGAAACTTTAATTAGCCCATCTTTAACTAGCGATGGGGATATACATTTCCCTACTAACCAACAAAGTGCTGTTCGATTACCAAAGCAAATCCCTAGCTCTGAATATGAATGGTTTCCTATGACAGAACTTGCTCCAGAACAATGGGAGCGCATTTATCGAGGCTCCAAAACAAACTCAGAGACTTCCAACTAA
- a CDS encoding DUF1772 domain-containing protein: MSNVDYLPMALKLFTVLGCSLVAGVFFAFSTFVMSALARLQPREGIVAMQSINITAINPWFMVALFGTALACLFLAIASLSKLHRPGAVYLLLGSLCYLVGTILVTIAFNVPLNDALAIAKPDSPESANLWARYLANWTFWNHVRTIAAFGAAALLAIAFCKQTGTY, translated from the coding sequence ATGAGCAATGTTGACTACTTGCCAATGGCATTAAAACTTTTCACAGTGTTGGGCTGCTCCTTGGTTGCAGGGGTCTTCTTTGCCTTCTCAACTTTTGTCATGAGCGCTCTAGCTCGGCTTCAGCCTAGAGAAGGCATTGTTGCTATGCAATCGATCAATATTACAGCAATCAATCCGTGGTTTATGGTGGCGCTATTTGGCACGGCATTGGCTTGCTTGTTTCTGGCGATCGCCTCGCTGTCAAAATTGCATCGACCTGGTGCAGTCTACTTGCTGCTTGGTAGCCTGTGCTATCTCGTGGGTACAATTCTGGTGACGATCGCTTTTAATGTACCGCTAAATGATGCTCTGGCGATCGCCAAACCAGATAGTCCTGAGAGCGCAAATTTATGGGCTAGATATCTTGCCAACTGGACATTCTGGAACCATGTACGAACAATAGCAGCGTTTGGGGCAGCTGCTTTATTGGCGATCGCATTCTGTAAGCAAACAGGAACTTATTAA
- a CDS encoding aldo/keto reductase codes for MLYRELGSTGERVSAIGLGGWHLSLKHVDEQLAIRLVRMAIDRGITFMDNSWDYNGGESEIRMGKALHDGYRDKVFLMTKIDGRSKKEATKQLDESLQRLQVDCIDLVQHHEILRFEDPHRVFDEDGANAALVAAQAAGKVRYIGFTGHKDPEIHLHMLHVAENYGFKFATVQMPLNVMDAHYRSFANLVVPELVKRNIGILGMKSMANGILLQSKTVTPIECLHYALNLPTSVVITGIDSIEILEQAFQAVDTFRPMTDEQVQALLAKTATAGSRGEFEPFKTSSIFDGTAKNPDWLGEEPKRLQQLMSA; via the coding sequence ATGCTATATCGAGAACTTGGTAGTACTGGAGAAAGAGTTTCTGCAATTGGGTTGGGAGGATGGCATCTCAGCTTGAAACACGTAGATGAGCAACTGGCAATTCGTCTTGTTCGCATGGCGATTGATCGGGGTATCACTTTCATGGATAACAGTTGGGACTATAACGGTGGTGAGAGCGAAATCCGTATGGGGAAAGCCCTCCATGATGGTTATCGAGACAAAGTTTTCCTCATGACAAAAATTGATGGACGCTCTAAGAAAGAAGCTACCAAACAGCTCGACGAATCTCTGCAACGCTTACAAGTCGATTGCATTGATCTAGTACAACATCACGAAATCCTGCGGTTTGAAGATCCGCATCGCGTCTTTGATGAAGATGGGGCAAATGCCGCGCTAGTTGCAGCACAAGCAGCTGGAAAAGTACGCTACATTGGCTTTACTGGGCACAAAGACCCAGAAATTCATCTGCATATGCTCCATGTTGCAGAAAATTATGGCTTTAAGTTTGCTACAGTTCAGATGCCACTGAATGTCATGGATGCACATTACCGGAGTTTTGCAAATCTGGTTGTGCCAGAACTAGTGAAACGCAACATTGGCATTTTGGGGATGAAAAGTATGGCAAATGGCATTCTGCTGCAGTCCAAGACAGTAACGCCAATTGAATGTCTCCACTATGCGCTCAATCTACCCACCTCGGTAGTGATTACAGGAATCGACAGTATAGAAATTTTGGAGCAAGCATTTCAAGCAGTAGACACATTTAGACCGATGACAGATGAGCAAGTGCAAGCTTTGTTAGCCAAAACCGCAACAGCCGGATCTCGCGGTGAGTTTGAACCTTTTAAAACCTCATCCATTTTTGATGGTACTGCCAAAAATCCAGATTGGCTGGGAGAGGAACCAAAACGCCTTCAGCAGCTGATGTCAGCTTAA
- a CDS encoding GIY-YIG nuclease family protein produces MWLKYGINRDSILVSIEDISSGKTTLKCPYCQGGLIAKKGKVKEHHFAHDEETCRPVANREFPTLPLYDNFNIQLSGKDVAQLKLLWQEYGAKNYPISSYLITPGLLKAGMLRKNVYFSPPEYEFTELGKIPVGALELTRFNEVQEPLLLKKLLKLQLVAEHALHKNTPDLAYRLTDLKLYRAQLKRILSCTLYFLEVETNKGTLYKIGVTERQVTERVAEVKKDLLAHYQSVSIKVLGTWANRGNVELYFKHRYREFNYKIRSLTEYYKFNLDDVLLVFHDLQQMKLKTVSQVERDILAENSTFIQIAV; encoded by the coding sequence ATGTGGCTGAAATATGGTATAAATCGAGATAGTATATTAGTCAGTATTGAAGATATCTCCAGTGGTAAGACCACACTTAAGTGCCCTTATTGCCAGGGTGGTTTAATTGCTAAAAAAGGCAAGGTTAAAGAACATCATTTCGCCCACGATGAAGAAACTTGTCGCCCTGTAGCTAACCGAGAATTTCCCACTTTACCACTGTATGATAACTTTAACATTCAGCTATCCGGCAAGGATGTGGCACAGCTAAAATTGCTATGGCAGGAGTACGGAGCCAAAAATTACCCGATAAGTTCTTATTTAATTACTCCTGGATTGCTGAAAGCCGGAATGTTGAGAAAAAATGTATATTTCAGTCCGCCTGAATATGAATTTACTGAATTAGGTAAAATTCCTGTTGGAGCCTTAGAATTAACGAGATTTAACGAAGTTCAAGAACCGCTATTACTGAAAAAACTGCTGAAACTACAGCTAGTTGCAGAACACGCTCTGCATAAAAATACTCCTGATTTAGCATACAGACTCACTGATTTAAAACTTTACCGCGCTCAACTCAAACGCATCTTATCTTGTACATTATATTTTTTAGAGGTTGAAACAAATAAAGGAACCCTCTACAAAATAGGAGTAACTGAGCGTCAAGTAACCGAACGAGTAGCAGAAGTTAAAAAAGATTTACTTGCACATTATCAAAGTGTTTCCATTAAGGTATTAGGAACCTGGGCGAATCGCGGTAATGTGGAATTATATTTTAAACATCGTTATCGTGAATTTAATTACAAAATACGTAGTTTAACAGAGTACTACAAATTCAATCTTGATGATGTTTTACTCGTGTTTCACGATTTGCAACAAATGAAACTTAAAACAGTTTCTCAAGTGGAAAGAGATATTCTTGCAGAGAATTCTACTTTCATCCAAATTGCTGTGTAA